Part of the Cellulomonas taurus genome, TGCACACCGACATCGACGCGGTGATCTGGGTGACCAGCGCCTACCTGCTGACCTACGCCGCCCCGCTGCTGGTCACCGGGCGGCTGGGTGACCGCTTCGGTCCCAAGCCGGTGTACCTGGCCGGGCTGACCCTGTTCACCCTCGCCTCGGCCGCCTGCGGTCTGTCCGGGTCGATCGGTGCGCTGATCGCCGCGCGGGCGGTGCAGGGTCTGGGCGCGGCCCTGATGACCCCGCAGACCATGGCGGTGATCACCCGGATGTTCCCGCCGGACCAGCGCGGCAAGGCGATGAGCCTGTGGGGTGCGACCGCCGGGGTGGCGACCCTGGTCGGCCCGATCCTGGGCGGCGTCCTGGTGGACGGTCTGGGCTGGGAGTGGATCTTCTTCGTCAACGTGCCGGTCGGGATCATCGCCTTCGTGCTGGCCTGGCGGCTGGTGCCGACCCTCCAGACGCACCCGCACCGGTTCGACCTGGTGGGCGTGACCCTGAGCGCGGTCGGCATGTTCCTGCTGGTGTTCGGCATCCAGGAGGGCGAGAGCTACGACTGGGGCCTGATCGGTGGCTGGCTGCCGGTCTGGGGTGTGGTCGGCGCGGGTGTCGTCGTGCTGGCGCTGTTCGTCTGGCACCAGTCGCGGATGCGCGGTGAGCCGCTGCTGCCGCTGGGGCTGTTCCGGGACCGCAACTTCGCGCTGGCGAACGGGGCGATCAGCACGCTCGGCTTCGCGGTGACCGCGATGTCGCTGCCGTTGGTCTTCTACTACCAGCTGGTGCTCGGCTTCTCCCCGACCCGGTCGGCGCTGATGCTGGTGCCGATGGCCGTGATGACCCTGCTGCTGTCGCCGGTGACCGGCCGGCTGGTGGACAGCTGGAACCCGCGCAACATCGCCCTGGCCGGGATGCTGATGCAGGCGATCGCGCTGGTCTGGTACTCGCTGTGGCTGACCCCGGATGCCGACCAGTGGGCGCGGTTGCTGCTGCCGTCGGCGCTGCTCGGGGTGGCGAACGCCTGCCTGTGGTCGCCGATCTCCTCCACCGCGACCCGCAACCTGCCGCGGGAGCTGGCCGGTGCCGGGTCCGGGGTGTTCAACACCACGCGCCAGATCGGGTCGGTGCTCGGGTCGGCTGCCATCGCCGCCCTGATCCAGGCCCGGCTGGTCGCCGCCTTCGGGGCGGAGGCGGCCGGTCAGACCGGTGCCGCCGAGGCCGCCGGTGCACTGCCGGACGCGTTGAAGGCCGGGTTCAGCGATGCGATGGCACAGTCGATCCTGCTGCCCGCCGCGCTGGCGGTGGTCGGTGCGCTGATCGTGGTCTGGTTCGCCCCGCCGAAGCGTGGCGGCCAGTGGGCCGGTGCGGCGCAGCCGGAGAGCACTACCGCGGTGCCGACGGCACGCTGATGACGGCGCCCCCGGAGCCGGCCGAGCCGACCGAGCGGGCAGAGTCGACGGAGCCGCCAGAGCCGACAGAGCGGGCGGAGTCGTCGAGCTGACGACGGGGCACGAACGACGAGGCCGGGACGATCCCTCGGGGGCGTCCCGGCCTCGTGCGCGCGGTCAGTCCTCGGAGCCGCGCCTGCCCGGTCGGACCCGGCGGTCGGCCACCGCGGCGAGGGTGGCCTCCAGGGCCGCCTGACTGCGGTCGTAGGTGCGCTGGGCGACGGCGACGAAGACGCAGTCGACCACGGTCAGCTGGGCCAGCCGTGAGGCGGTGGCACCCGAGCGGAAGGTGGTCTCGCGGGCGGCGGTCCGCAGCACGTGGTCGGCGACCCGGGCCAGCGGGGAGCGGGGGTTGTTGGTGATCGCCACGGTGGTCGCGCCGCGCTCGGAGGCGATCCGCAGCGCGTCCAGGGTGTCGATGGTGGTGCCGGTGTGGGAGATGGCGATCGCGACGTCGCCGGGGCCGACCAGCGCGGCGCTGACCAGTGCCATGTGGGCGTCCGGGAACGCGAAGGCCATCCGGCCGATCCGGTGCAGCTTCTGCTGTAGGTCGGCGGCGACGAATCCCGAGGCGCCCACCCCGTACAGGTCGACCCGGTGCGCGGTGACCAGGGTGTCGACCACGGCCTCCAGCTCGGCCACGGACAGCGAGCGGGCGGTGTCCTCCACGGCGCGGGCGTCGGCGAAGGCGATCTTCTCGATCACGGACGCCAGGTCGTCGCCGGGGGCGATGTCGCCGGTGGGCGAGGGGCCGTCGCTGTGCTCGCGGGACCCGAGCTCGGTGGCCAGCGCCATCCGGAGCTGGGGGTAGCCGCGCAGACCGAGTCGACGGCAGAACCGCACCACGGTCGCCTCCGAGGTGTCGCAGGCGGCGGCCAGGTCGGTGATGGTCAGGGTGGAGGCGCGGGCGGGATCGGCCAGCACGTAGTCGCCGACCCGGCGCATCGCGGGTTGCAGGTCGGCGAGCTGGCTACGCAGCGTGTCGGTGAGCTGATCGGTCATGTCACCGGTGATCCTGCCGTGTCGGCGGCGCCGATGGGGCGGTTCGAGGGAGCGTTTCCTCCCGGTGCGGTGGATCCGGCGTGGTCGGCGACCGGGAACGGGGTGCCGGTCAGCGCGGCGACGGCGGTGCGCACCCCCGACGGGTCGGGGCCACGATCCGGGTCGACGGCCCGATCGAGCGCCGCGCGGGCGGTGTCGGGGTCGACGTCGGCGAGCAGGGTGACCAGCGCGGTACGCACGTCCTGACCGGCGTCGAGCAGGGCGCGCTCGCAGTCCGGTGCTGGTCGACCGGTGGCCTGGACCAGCATCCGCACGGTGCGGGCCCGGAGCTTCCGGTTGGTGGCCCGGACGTCGATCATCAGGTTCGAGAACGTGCGGCCCAGCCGGACCAGGGTGGCGGTGCTGAAGGTGTTGAGCACCAGCTTCTGGGCGGTGGCGGCCTTCATCCGGGTGGAGCCGGTGACCACCTCCGGGCCGGTGTCGACCAGCACCGCCACATCCGCCAGCCGCGCCAGGGTCGCCCCCGGGTTCGCGCTCACCAGGGCGGTCCGGGCGCCGACCGCCCGGGCGTGCTCCAGCGCACCCGCGACATACGGGGTCCGGCCGCTCGCGGCGATCCCGACCACCAGATCGGTGGCTCCGATGTCCGCCACGGCGGCGGCACCGAGCGCCGGGTCGTCCTCCGCGCCCTCGACCGCGGTGACCATCGCCGAGGGCCCGCCGGCGAGGTGCGCCACGAACCACTCGGTGCCGACGCCGTAGGTCGGGGCGAGTTCGGCGGCGTCCAGCACCCCGAGCCGCCCCGAGGTCCCGGCGCCGACGTAGTGCACCCGACCCCCGGCGCGGATCGCCTGCACCGCCAGGTCGACCAGGGCGGCCAGTGGTGCCTGGACGGCGGCCACCGCCTCGGTGACGGTGCGGTCCTCGGCCGTGATCAGGCGCACCAGCTCGGCGCTGTCCAGCAGGTCGATGGTGCCGGTGCGCGGGTTGCGCTCCTCGGTCGGTGACGCCAGGGAGAGCAGCGAACGCCAGTCGTCCTCGGTGGGGCGCGATGCGTTCATGACAGGGTCCTCTCGGGGTGGTGCAGCACCAGCCGGTGTACCGGGGTGTCGGGCATCGTGGTGCGGGTCAGCGGATGGGGCGTCGGCGGGGTGAGCGAGCCGAGCGCGGCCGGGCGGCGGGCGCCGGTGGTCCGTCGGCCGCCGGGTCCGGTCGCGGTGCCGGGCAGACCGGCGACGGACAGGAACCCGAGCAGGGCGAACAGGTACGCCTCCTTGGCGTCGACCGGCAGGCCCGCCGCGTCCGAGGTGGCGACCCCCGGCAGCAGCGCCGCCAGCCGGCGCATCAGCACCGGGTGGTGCGCGCCGCCGCCGGAGACCAGCACCCGGTCGGGTCGGTACTCGGCGAGCTGATCGGCGATGGTGCGGGCGGTCAGCTCCACCAGGGTCGCGGCCAGATCGGCGCCGGTCGGGGCGTCGCTGCCGAGCGTCCGGGCGACATAGCCCGCGTCGAACAGCTCCCGGCCGCTGGAACGCGGCACCGGGCCGCGGTAGTACGGCTCGGCGAGCAACCGGTCCAGGGCCACCGGATCGACGGTCCCGGCGGCGGCGAGGGCGCCGTCCCGGTCGTACGGTTCGCCGGTCAGGTCGCGGATGGCGGCGTCCAGCAGACAGTTCCCCGGCCCGGTGTCCCAGGCGACCACCGGGTCACCGGGGCCACGCACCACGGTGGCGTTCGCGATCCCGCCGATGTTCACGGCGACCGACACGCGCTCGGGATCGGCCAGCCAGAGAGCGTCCAGCACGGACACCAGCGGTGCGCCCTGCCCGCCGGCGGCGATGTCCGCGGAACGGAAGTCGTGCACCACGGGTCGTCGGGTGGTCTCGGCGATCCAGGCGGGCTGACCGAGCTGGAGCGAGCCGAGGGCGGTGCCGTCCGGGTCGACCCAGTGGAACAGGGTCTGGCCGTGCGAGGCGACGACGTCGCTGCGGCCGTCGGCCAGGTCGGCGTCCGCTGCCCGGGCGACCGTGCCCAGGTGGCGCCCGATCAGGGTGTCCAGCGCGGCGACCTCGCCGACCCCGATCGGGGCGGGTGGCATCGCTGCCTGGATCCGTGCCCGCAGGTCGTCCGGCCACGGGTACTCGGCCTGGCCGAGCAGGGTCAGGTGCAGGGTGCCGTCGGGGTCGAGCCGGAGGTCGGCGGCGGCGGCGTCCACCGCGTCCACCGAGGTCCCGGAGGACAGGGCGAGCACGATCATCGGGTCAGCACCTCCACGGCGGCGGTCGCATTCGCCCGCCCGACGCCCCAGGTGAGCAGGACGTGTCGGGCCGTGGGCGCGGAGTCGGCGGTCCCGGCGTGCAGCACGATCGCCTCCGGGACGGCCGCCAGTACCCCGCGCAGCCGTTCCGCCTCGCCGGGGTCGGAGGCGGCATCACGGGTGATCACCAGGAGCGGCCCGGGGACGTCGGCCGGCTCGGATGCCGCGGTGGTGGCGGTGGGCCACCGATCGAGCACCGCGCGGCTCAGGTGGGTGGCGACTCGTCCGGCCGCGTGGTCGAGGCGGGTGCGCAGGTCGATCAGCAGCGGGGGAGCGGTGACGGTGACCGGGGTCGAGCCGTCGGCCCAGCGCACGGCACGGCGCGCCGCCCGCAGTCCGACCTCGGTCAACCGGGCCTCCGCCGCCGCCAGGGCGTCGGGACCGGCGATCCGACGACGCACCGCGCGGCTCTCGCATCCGAGCCGCGCGGTGCGCGCCACCGACTCGACCAGAGGTCCGGTGTCGAGTCGGCCCGAGCGAACGGCGGCCGTGACTGCCGCGTGCGCGCTGCGGTACAGGGCCTCGTCATCACGGTCGACCGTGGTGCCGAGGCAGAGCAGGTCGGCCCCGGCGAGCAGCGCGCGCACGCACGCCTCGCCGAAGCCGGGGTCCCGGGCGACCGCACCCATGTCCAGGGCGTCGGTGATCACCGGGCCGGTCAGGCCGAGATCGCGGGCGCGGGCGGTGACCGCGGGGTCCAGGGTCGCGGGCAGGTCCGAGCCGAGGGCGGGCAGCACGACGTGGCCGGTCATCAGCGCGTCGATGCCCGCCGCTACCGCAGCCTGGAACGGGGGCAGGTCGCGGCGCTCCCAGGTCGGGAGGTCGTCCGGCACCACCGGTAGCGACAGGTGCGAGTCGACGCGGGTGGCGCCGTGCCCGGGGAAGTGCTTCCCGCAGGCCGCGACCCCGGCCTCGTGCAGCCCGGCCAGGAACGCGGTGGCGTGCCGGGACACCCGCTCCGGGGTGTTGCCGAACGCGCGCACCCCGATCACCGGGTTGTCGGCCGCGGAGTTCACGTCCAGCACCGGCGCCAGATCCAGGTCGACCCCGGCGGCCGACAGCAGGTCGCCGAGCGCCCGTCCGGCCTCGCGGGTCAGCTCCGGGTCGTCGACCGCGCCGAGCGCGCCGGCCCCGGGCAGGGCGGAGCCGGTGGTGGCCTGGAGGCGGGTCACGTCGCCGCCCTCCTCGTCCACCGCGACCACCAGCCCCGCGTCGTGCAGCGAGCGGGTGAGTGCCGCGGTGGTGGCCAGGTCCGGGGTGTTGTGCGCGAACAGCACCACCCCGGCCAGCCCGTCGGCGGCGGCGTCGCGCAGCCAGTCCGGCATCCGGGTGCCGGAGAACCCGGCGAGCAGGACGCCGTTGACCAGGCGGTCCAGGTCCGCGGTCATCCCTTCACCGCCCCGGCGGCCAGCCCGGAGGTGAGGTTGCGCTGCACCAGGACGAAGAACACCAGCACCGGCACCGTGATCAGGGTCGACGCGGCCATGACCGCACCCCAGTCGGTGGCGTTCTCCCCGAAGAACTTCTGCAGTCCGACGGCGACGGTGTAGTTCGCCGAGTCGGACATGAAGGTCAGCGCGAAGATGAACTCGTTCCAGGCGGTGATGAAGCTGAACACGCTGGTGGCGACGACGCCCGGGGCGACCAGCGGCACCAGGATCGACCAGAACATCCGGCCCCAGGAGGCGCCGTCCATGTAGGCGGCCTCCTCGATCTCCTTCGGCACGGCGGCGACGAACCCGCGCAGGGTCCAGATCGCGAACGGCAGCGAGAAGGCCAGGTAGACGATGGACAGCCCGAGCAGGGAGTTGAGCATCTGCAGGGTGCGGGCCTGGAGGAACAGCGGGATGACCAGCGCCTCCAGCGGGACCATCTGCACGATCAGCACCAGGACCAGCACGGCGGTGCGGAACCGGAACCGGAACCGTGCGACGGCCACCGCGGCGAGCAGCGCCACCAGGGCGGAGACGACCACGGTCAGGCCGGCCACGACGATCGAGTTCCGCAGGTAGACGCCGAAGCCGCCGTCGTCGATCACCCGGATGAAGTTGTCCAGGGTCAGGTGGGTGGGCACCAGCTGGGCACCGCGCCGGGCGGCATTGGCGTCGAAGGCGGTGGAGATCATCCAGTACGCCGGGAAGATCGCCACCAGGATCACCGCCGCCACTCCGACCGCCTTGGCGATCCGGGCGGTCGTGTGTCGCCGGGACGGCCGGCGGGCGGTCAGGACGTCGGCGCTCACAGCTCGTCCTCCTTGAACAGGGTGCGCAGGTACACCACGGTGATGCCGAGCAGGATCAGGGTGAGCAGGACGGCGATCGCCGAGCCCATCCCGTACTTGCCCTGGGCGAAGGACTGGATGTACGACCACACGCCGAGGTTGAACACCTCTTTGTTGCCGCCGTTGCCACCGGGCATCAGGTAGATCTGGGTGAAGACCTTGAAGTCCCAGATGGTCGACAGGATGGTCACCACCGCGAACACCGGGCGCAGGACCGGCACGGTGATCGCCCGGAACCGGCGCCAGGCCCCGGCCCCGTCCATCGTGGCCGCCTCGTACAGCTCGGTCGGCACGGTCATCAATCCGGCCAGCACGGTGATCGCGACGAACGGGAAGCCGTGGTGCACCACGTTGAGGGTGGCGATGGCGTAGAAGGTGAACCGGTCGGTGAACCAGTTGGTGGTCGCCGGGTCGATCAGGCCGAGCCCGTCCAGCACCGAGGACACCAGGCCGTTCAGCGGGTCGAACAGCCAGATGAACACGTAGGTCCCGGTGACCGCCGGCACCGCCCAGGCGACCATGATCGCGGTGGAGCAGATGGTGCGCCAGGTCCGTCCCAGGGTGTTCAGGAACAGGGCGACCGCGGTGCCGAAGGTGACGGTGAGCGCGACGCAGACGGCCGCGAAGCCGACGGTGTTCGGCAGCACCACGGTCCACAGGAACCGGTCGCCGAGCACCTCCCGGTAGTTGTCCAGGCCGATGTAGTTGTCCTCGCCGGAGGCGATCTGGCGCAGTCCGTAGTCCTGGAAGGACAGCAGGACCACCCGGATCAACGGCCAGAGCAGCAGCACCGCCAGGACCGCGAGCGCGGGGGCGAGCAGCAGCCAGGGCCGCCCGCGGGTGAGGCGCCGACGCGCGCTCACCCGCGGACGTGCCGTGGGGGGAGTGGTGACGGTGGTCATCCGGCGAAGGTGGCGTTCATGTCGTCGGCGGCGGTGCTGGTGGCCTGCTCCACGGTCTGCTTGCCGGAGAGGATCGACTGCAGCATGGTCTCCACCGTCTTCTTGCCCTGGATCTGGCCGTACAGCGGGGTGACCGGCAGCGAGGCGCCGCCGTCGACCATCTGCTGCGCGAACGGCGCGACCAGCGGGTCGTCCGACTCGGCGGCTGCCTCGAGCAGCGACGCCTGACCCGGGAAGTAGTTCGCCTCGTCGGCCCAGCGCTGGGCGAACTCGCCGGTGGACATCATCTGGACGAACTCCCAGGCGAGGTCCTGCTTGTCGCTCTCGTTGAAGATGCCCAGGTGCGAGCCGCCCAGGAACGACGGCGAGATGCCCTCGTCCTGACCGGGGATCGGGAAGGCGCCGATCTTGCCCTCCAGGTCGGGGGCGTCGGTGAGGATCGTCTTCGGGGTCCAGGACCCGGTGATCATCATCGCGGCGTCGCCCTGCTCGAAGGCCTTGAGGAGGTCGGTCTCCTTCCAGGTGGTCGCGGCGGCGGTGGAGACGCCGTCCTGCAGCGCCATGTCGGTGTAGAACTCGATGCCTTCGCGCGCGGCGTCCGAGTCGATGCCCGAGGTCCAGGTGTCGCCGTCCTGCTCCGCGATCTGCCCGCCCGCGCCCCAGACGAACGGCATGACGCCGTACTGGCTGTCACCGGCGATCGGCCACGCGGTGGTGTCCGGGAAGGTCTGCTTCAGGGTGAGGGCGGCCTGGCGGAGCTCGTCCCAGGTGGTCGGCACCGCGATCCCGGCCTGCTCGAACAGGTCGGTCCGGTACACGAAGGAGCGCACGCCCGCGTACCAGGGCATGCCGTACAGCGCGCCGTCCACGGTGCCCGCTTCCTGCAGGCCGGGCACCAGGTCGTCGTCCAGGCCGGCGTCCGCTACCAGGTCGGTGAGGTCGGCGAGCGCGCCCACCTCCGCGAACTCCGGCGTCCAGGTGGTGCCGATCTCGGCGACGTCCGGCGTCGTCCCGCCCGCGATGGCGGTGGTGAACTTGTCGTGGGCGGAGGCCCAGGGCTGGAACTGCACGTCCAGCGTGGCACCGGTCTGCTCCTCGAAGGCCGTGGCGACCTCGTCGAAGAACGGATCGGCGTCCGGGTTGGTGCCCTCCATGATCCAGACCGTGAGCGTCTGGCCGGACCAGTCGCCGTCGGTGCCGGAGCTGGCGGCGGCGTCGCCACCGCCGGAGCCGCAGGCGGCCAGGGTGAGCGAGAGGCCCAGGGTGAGGGCGGCGATGGGCAGAGATGAGCGTGTCATGCTCGGACTCCTCTTCGAACCGATCGGAAGGACACGTCAGGGGGTACGCGTCCACGCCGCCGATGTCGCTCCGGCGGCCGTGGCTACGACGGTAGAGAATCTACATTGCGAGTCTGTTGCATGTAAATTACCAACATGGGTGAACGGAGACCATGCGTGGACCTCGTCCTGGGTGCGGACATCGGCGGTACGTCCACCCGCGTCGCCGTGCTGGCGGCCGACGGGCGCGTGCTCGGCACCGGTCGCTCCGCGGGCGGGAACCTGCGCTCCGTCCCCGCCGACCTGGTGCGCGAGCGGCTCGGCGAGGCGCTACGGCAGGCGGCCGCCGGGCTGCCGACCGGCGCGCGCATCGTGGCGGCGCACCTCGGGATCGCCGGTGCCGGGGGCGCGGGACGGGCGGCGGCGGAGTCGGTGGTCCGCGAGGCGTGGCCGCTCGGTGAGGTCTGGGCGGCTGCCCCGACGGTCGGTGACGACCTGTCCATCGCCTTCGCTGCCGGATCGACCGGAGGTGACGGGCTGCTGCTGCTCGCCGGGACGGGTGCCGTCGCGTGCCGGTTCGCCGCGGGGCGGCCGGTGGCCCGGGCGGACGGGCTCGGCTGGCTGCTCGGCGACCGTGGCTCGGGGGTGTGGTTCGGACTCGGGGCGCTGCGGGCGGTGGCCGGGGAGCTCGACGGCACCGGGCCGTCGACGGCGCTCACGGCGATCGTCCTGGACGAGCTGGGGCTGCGGGACGCCGACCCCCGGCAGGGCCTGATCGCGGCGGCGCACGACGTCCCGGTGGCGGCGCACGGTCGGTGGGCGCCCGCGGTGATGACGGCGGCCCGCGCCGGGGACGACGTCGCGGTCGCGCTGGTGCAGGAGGGCGTGGCCGCCCTGCTGCGGACCGCCGGGGCGATCGGATCGCAGGTCCCGGAGGTCGTCCTGGCGGGCTCGTTGCTGGTCGAGGACACGCCCGTGCGGGCCGGTGTGCTGGAGGGGTTGACCGTTCCGGCGCTGGATGCGCGCGCACCGGTGGTCGGGGCGCTGGCCCTCGCGGCCCGGGCGGCCGGCTGGCCCGAGGTCGATCGCGCCGCGCTCACCGCGGGCCTGTCGGGCGATCGCCGCACCTCCTAGAGTCGGCCCATGCCCACACCTCCCTTCGTGCTCGCGCTGCGCGAGAAGATCGGCCACGACCTGCTCTGGATGCCGGGGGTGAGCGCGGTGGTGTTCCGGGCCGCCGAGCACAGTCCCACCGGCCGGGAGCAGGTGCTGCTGGTCAAGCGTGCGGACAACGGTCAGTGGACGCCGACCACCGGGATCATCGATCCGGGGGAGGAGCCGGCGGTGGCCGGTGCCCGCGAGGTGCTGGAGGAGACCGAGGTCGAGGCGGTGGCCGAGTCCTTGGTCTGGGTGCACACGCTGCCGCCGATGCGATACCCGAACGGCGACGCGTCGCAGTACCTGGATCTCACGTTCAGGTTCCGGTGGGTGGCGGGGGAGCCGGGCCCCGGCGACGGGGAGAACTCGGCGGCCGCCTGGTACCACCTGGACGAGCTGCCGGCGATGTCGGCGGAGATGGTCGCCCGGATCGAGCACGCCCGCACCCCGGAGCTGGGCTGCCGGTTCACCGGCTGAACCCGAGGTCATCACCAGCCTGTCGAGCACGGCCGACGACTGTCCCGGTTCCGCGCGGGCGCGTGAGCAGCGGTGATGTCCGGCGCGGGCGATTCGGGCGGCTTCGGGGAGATGTCCGGTTCTAGGTTAGGGTAGCCAAACCTTCCCAGCCCGACCGGGGCTGCCCCCTGAGCGAAAGTGACCCTGTCGATGCGTGTCGCACCGATCCGCCGCCCCGCCGCCCTCGGCGCCGCTGCCCTCGTCCTCGCCCTGGCCGTGGCCGGGTGCTCCACCGCCGACGGCGGCGCAGCCGACCCCGGCACCGCCGACTCCGCCGCATCCGGCGAGGCCGGCGAGCACTCGGTCGAGCACGCCCGGGGCACCACCGAGGTGCCGGACGACCCGCAGCGGGTCGTCGTCCTCGAGCCGGTCGAGCTGGACACCGCGGTCGCGCTCGGCGTCACCCCGGTGGGGGCGGCCGTGGCCAGCAACGTCGCGGGCATCCCCGCGTACCTCGGCGTGGAGGGTGTGCAGCCGGTCGGCACCGTGCCGGAGCCGGACCTGGAGGCGATCGCCGCCCTGAAGCCCGACCTGATCCTCGGCACCGAGTCCCGGCACTCCGCGCTCTACGACCAGCTGGCCGCCATCGCCCCCACCGTGTTCATGGCGACCCAGGCCGACCCCTGGCGGGAGAACGTCCTGCTGGTCGGCGAGGCGCTGAACCAGCGCGACGCCGCCGCCGAGCTGGTGGACGGCTTCGACCAGCGGTGCGAGCAGATCGCCGCCGAGTTCGACGTGGCCGGTAAGACGGCGAACCTGATCCGGCCCCGGGACGAGACCACCCTGAGCCTGTACGGCCCGACCTCCTTCGGCGGCGGCGCGCTGGAGTGCGCCGGTCTCACCATCCCGGAGCAGGACTGGGAGGACGGGCTGCAGGCCGACCTGTCGCCGGAGAACGTGCAGCAGGCGGCCGCCGACTACGTCTTCGTCACCACGACCGACGTGAACGACCCGAGCACCATCCCGGCGGCGATCAGCCAGAACAGCGCCGTCTTCGGTTCGGTGACGCCGGTGGACACCAGCTACTGGGTCTCCGGCGTCGGGCCGAAGGGCGGCGAGCTGGTGCTCGACGACATCGAGCAGTTCCTCGCCTCGCAGCAGTGACCACCGCCGTCGCGGACCGTGCCCCGGTCCGGCCGCATCTGCGGTCGGGCTGGGGCCTCCTCGCGCTGCTGGTGCTGCTGCTGGTCGCCGTGGCACTGTCGCTGATGGTCGGGTCCAACCCGCTCGGCCCGAGCACCGTGATCGAGGCGCTGCGCGGCCACGGGTCGGCGGAGGCGGGCTACGTGGTGCACGAGCTGCGGATCCCGCGCACCCTCACCGGCCTGGTGGTCGGGGTCGCCCTGGGGGCGGCGGGCGCGCTGATCCAGGCCTTCACCCGGAACCCGCTGGCCGACCCGGGCATCCTCGGGGTCAACGCGGGTGCCGCCTTCGCCATCGCGGTCGGGGTGGCGTTCTTCGGGCTGCACAGCGCCACCGCCTTCGTGGCGCTCGCGGTGACCGGGGCACTGGTGGTGACCGTGGCGGTCTACCTGATCGGCTCGGCCGGTCGTGGTGCCGCCGACCCGATCCGGCTGGTGCTCGCCGGGGTGGCCCTGGGCGCACTGTGCTCGGGGATGACCACCGGGATGACGCTCAGCGACCCGGACGCCTTCGACCAGATGCGGTCCTGGCACGCCGGATCCCTGCTCGGCCGGGGCTTCGAGCTGCTGGTGCCGATGCTGCCCGTCGTCGGGGCGGCGCTGCTGGTCGCCTT contains:
- a CDS encoding MurR/RpiR family transcriptional regulator, translating into MTDQLTDTLRSQLADLQPAMRRVGDYVLADPARASTLTITDLAAACDTSEATVVRFCRRLGLRGYPQLRMALATELGSREHSDGPSPTGDIAPGDDLASVIEKIAFADARAVEDTARSLSVAELEAVVDTLVTAHRVDLYGVGASGFVAADLQQKLHRIGRMAFAFPDAHMALVSAALVGPGDVAIAISHTGTTIDTLDALRIASERGATTVAITNNPRSPLARVADHVLRTAARETTFRSGATASRLAQLTVVDCVFVAVAQRTYDRSQAALEATLAAVADRRVRPGRRGSED
- a CDS encoding carbohydrate ABC transporter permease; this translates as MSADVLTARRPSRRHTTARIAKAVGVAAVILVAIFPAYWMISTAFDANAARRGAQLVPTHLTLDNFIRVIDDGGFGVYLRNSIVVAGLTVVVSALVALLAAVAVARFRFRFRTAVLVLVLIVQMVPLEALVIPLFLQARTLQMLNSLLGLSIVYLAFSLPFAIWTLRGFVAAVPKEIEEAAYMDGASWGRMFWSILVPLVAPGVVATSVFSFITAWNEFIFALTFMSDSANYTVAVGLQKFFGENATDWGAVMAASTLITVPVLVFFVLVQRNLTSGLAAGAVKG
- the murQ gene encoding N-acetylmuramic acid 6-phosphate etherase; this encodes MNASRPTEDDWRSLLSLASPTEERNPRTGTIDLLDSAELVRLITAEDRTVTEAVAAVQAPLAALVDLAVQAIRAGGRVHYVGAGTSGRLGVLDAAELAPTYGVGTEWFVAHLAGGPSAMVTAVEGAEDDPALGAAAVADIGATDLVVGIAASGRTPYVAGALEHARAVGARTALVSANPGATLARLADVAVLVDTGPEVVTGSTRMKAATAQKLVLNTFSTATLVRLGRTFSNLMIDVRATNRKLRARTVRMLVQATGRPAPDCERALLDAGQDVRTALVTLLADVDPDTARAALDRAVDPDRGPDPSGVRTAVAALTGTPFPVADHAGSTAPGGNAPSNRPIGAADTAGSPVT
- a CDS encoding anhydro-N-acetylmuramic acid kinase, yielding MIVLALSSGTSVDAVDAAAADLRLDPDGTLHLTLLGQAEYPWPDDLRARIQAAMPPAPIGVGEVAALDTLIGRHLGTVARAADADLADGRSDVVASHGQTLFHWVDPDGTALGSLQLGQPAWIAETTRRPVVHDFRSADIAAGGQGAPLVSVLDALWLADPERVSVAVNIGGIANATVVRGPGDPVVAWDTGPGNCLLDAAIRDLTGEPYDRDGALAAAGTVDPVALDRLLAEPYYRGPVPRSSGRELFDAGYVARTLGSDAPTGADLAATLVELTARTIADQLAEYRPDRVLVSGGGAHHPVLMRRLAALLPGVATSDAAGLPVDAKEAYLFALLGFLSVAGLPGTATGPGGRRTTGARRPAALGSLTPPTPHPLTRTTMPDTPVHRLVLHHPERTLS
- a CDS encoding glycoside hydrolase family 3 protein; protein product: MTADLDRLVNGVLLAGFSGTRMPDWLRDAAADGLAGVVLFAHNTPDLATTAALTRSLHDAGLVVAVDEEGGDVTRLQATTGSALPGAGALGAVDDPELTREAGRALGDLLSAAGVDLDLAPVLDVNSAADNPVIGVRAFGNTPERVSRHATAFLAGLHEAGVAACGKHFPGHGATRVDSHLSLPVVPDDLPTWERRDLPPFQAAVAAGIDALMTGHVVLPALGSDLPATLDPAVTARARDLGLTGPVITDALDMGAVARDPGFGEACVRALLAGADLLCLGTTVDRDDEALYRSAHAAVTAAVRSGRLDTGPLVESVARTARLGCESRAVRRRIAGPDALAAAEARLTEVGLRAARRAVRWADGSTPVTVTAPPLLIDLRTRLDHAAGRVATHLSRAVLDRWPTATTAASEPADVPGPLLVITRDAASDPGEAERLRGVLAAVPEAIVLHAGTADSAPTARHVLLTWGVGRANATAAVEVLTR
- a CDS encoding DHA2 family efflux MFS transporter permease subunit, which gives rise to MSATVRPWPALWALVVGFFMILVDTTIVSVANPAIMAGLHTDIDAVIWVTSAYLLTYAAPLLVTGRLGDRFGPKPVYLAGLTLFTLASAACGLSGSIGALIAARAVQGLGAALMTPQTMAVITRMFPPDQRGKAMSLWGATAGVATLVGPILGGVLVDGLGWEWIFFVNVPVGIIAFVLAWRLVPTLQTHPHRFDLVGVTLSAVGMFLLVFGIQEGESYDWGLIGGWLPVWGVVGAGVVVLALFVWHQSRMRGEPLLPLGLFRDRNFALANGAISTLGFAVTAMSLPLVFYYQLVLGFSPTRSALMLVPMAVMTLLLSPVTGRLVDSWNPRNIALAGMLMQAIALVWYSLWLTPDADQWARLLLPSALLGVANACLWSPISSTATRNLPRELAGAGSGVFNTTRQIGSVLGSAAIAALIQARLVAAFGAEAAGQTGAAEAAGALPDALKAGFSDAMAQSILLPAALAVVGALIVVWFAPPKRGGQWAGAAQPESTTAVPTAR
- a CDS encoding carbohydrate ABC transporter permease: MTTVTTPPTARPRVSARRRLTRGRPWLLLAPALAVLAVLLLWPLIRVVLLSFQDYGLRQIASGEDNYIGLDNYREVLGDRFLWTVVLPNTVGFAAVCVALTVTFGTAVALFLNTLGRTWRTICSTAIMVAWAVPAVTGTYVFIWLFDPLNGLVSSVLDGLGLIDPATTNWFTDRFTFYAIATLNVVHHGFPFVAITVLAGLMTVPTELYEAATMDGAGAWRRFRAITVPVLRPVFAVVTILSTIWDFKVFTQIYLMPGGNGGNKEVFNLGVWSYIQSFAQGKYGMGSAIAVLLTLILLGITVVYLRTLFKEDEL